The region TTTACCAAGCCGGAGGAGCGCGAACCCTGGATGAACGCGGAGCTTGAAGAGAGCGACAGGCTGGTCGACGAACTGTTGAGAGCCGACGTCATTGTGGCGGGGGTGCCCATGTACAACTTCGGACCGCCCGCCCAGTTCAAGGCCTATATCGACAACATCGTCCGGGTCGGGCGAACCTTCGGCTTCGACCGCAATCGCCAGGGCGTTCCCTACTGGCCGATGGTGCCCGCCGGCAAGACGCTGGTCATCCTGTCCGCGCGCGGCGACTACGGTTACGGTCCCGGAGAACGTCTGGAAGACCAGAACCATGTCGAGCCGGGCGTCAGGACGCCCTTCGCCTATCTCGGCGTCACGGACGTTCATTCCGTCGCGATCGAGTATGACGAGTTCGCGGACGAACGCCTGCAGGCCTCGATCAGGTCGGCCGAGCGGGACGTTGAAGCCCTGGTGCAACACCTGGGAAGTGGGTTGTCGAAGGCAGCCTGAGCACGCCGGCCGTCGCGGCGGCTGCGGTGCTGGTCCGCTGGCTCGGCGGACCATGCATCCGGCCGCATCGCTCCTGCCGCCTTCGGGGGCCCGCCGCAAGTGTTGCGCCGGCACTCGATGCAGGGAAATGGCGAAATTTCAGATACCCACGTTTCCGTCACAAAGTCCGGTTAATTCTCCGCGAAATATGCAGTAGGGTTTGCTTATGATTCGTATTGTCAGACTGCTGGCATATCTTTCGGTTTTCATGCTTGTGCTGTCCGGCGGCATATATACACATGCCGACGATATGCATGTTCATGCCGCCGCGAGTTCCAAACCTGCGCAGGGTTCGCACGTGCATGCCGACGGCACTGCCGATACGGTCGACAAGGCGGACCTTCACTGCGGCGCTTCGATCCTGTCCCTGGCGATGGAATGCCGTTTGCCTCTCCGCCGTAAGACGCTGGAAGTCTCGCCGGGCGAAGACGGCACGATAAGGCAGGCCGACGCCCCCTTCGAGTTGCCACCTCCCAAGACGACCTCTTGAGCTTCGCATGAGGCGGCATGCCGCCCTTCACCGAAA is a window of Roseibium salinum DNA encoding:
- a CDS encoding FMN-dependent NADH-azoreductase; translation: MATILHIDSSARSGGSDEHRFGSHSRRLTRTFVDKWRSIRPDDEIIYRDVGINPPKPVTGEWIHAAFTKPEEREPWMNAELEESDRLVDELLRADVIVAGVPMYNFGPPAQFKAYIDNIVRVGRTFGFDRNRQGVPYWPMVPAGKTLVILSARGDYGYGPGERLEDQNHVEPGVRTPFAYLGVTDVHSVAIEYDEFADERLQASIRSAERDVEALVQHLGSGLSKAA